Within Paramormyrops kingsleyae isolate MSU_618 chromosome 24, PKINGS_0.4, whole genome shotgun sequence, the genomic segment ATCTGAAAGTACATTCAACATCTGTTAATGAGGTACTGGGAAGGTCTTAGTCACAGGACAGCGTTCACAGTAGGAGTCGAGTTAATCACagagactgcccccccccttcggCGAGCCTGTCAGCGCATGTTCAGCCACGGGCATCTCGCCACGACACCCACGCTGCCCAGACACATGCGGCTCTTTGGATAGGCCCGGCTGTCAGAGCCGCCGTGATAGCAGGGGTGCCACCGGCGAGCTCGCGGGGACGCCGGAGCACGCGGGACTGTCAGGTTCGAGATGCCCCATCACTACAGCCCGCAAGGCCGCATCACACAAGGGCATCACAGCAGGTCTCCGGCGCGACCGGCACACAGCACCGACTCGTCAAGCCGGCGCCGGAAACGGAGCCGCGGCCCACGCGGACAACCGGGCCGGACGATACCTACTGAACACGCTGAGCGTTAAGGAGCTGACAAGCCCGGCGCCGTCGGCAGTTGCGCCGGCTTAAGGGCAGGACAGTGAAGGGAACTGGAAGTGATATCCGCTTATATGCCTTAAAGGAGTCTGTTTATCGAGAGCGTGGCTATTCGTTTTCTGGGAGAGACCCGGCAAGACACAATCGTCATATTAAAAGGACAATGCTAAACTCATCTGaaaccagtggggggggggggggagggggggggtctgaaaTGTAGGGGAGGAAAAATCCCAGAATTACATTGTAGCTCACTGGTGTCCACAAGAGAGCCCCGACTGTCCAACGTTGCAAATTACGAAATGTTAATCATACAAAGAAACAAGCAGTTACTGAACATCAAGCTCACTTAAAGGgatctttttttaaacagtttgAGAAGAAGAATTTCCTTTCTACTGGACTAACGAATGCTAGAGTTTAGCCTGAGAAACGACTGCAGAGTCCGACAGACACAGTGTGGTTAAGAACATCGGCTGGAGGAAATGTCTCGACATGGCCAAAAaagggaataaaaaaaacacacaacacacacaactaAATCCTTGAGAAAACTGTTATTGCTTATCacggtgttgggggggggggaggggggaggggggtaggaGGGAAAAAAGGGGCAGTAACAAAAAGGCAGAACGGATGGAGTGACCACAGAATGAAAGGGTGAGAGGAAGACCGGGGAGTGTGAAGGGGTGAAGCAGGGCAGCATGTCAGTGTCACTCAACCTGCGGAGGGGCGTGGCATAAGGGGGTGTGGCATATGGGGGCGGGGCatgagggggcggggcacgGAATGTCACTGTCCGCTACTGGTCAGCCGacatgtctctctctgtctccgcCTTGGAGGGTTGCCCTGGCgatggggtgtgggggggccgGGTGATGGGGGCGATGCCGTGGGCTACGGGTAGCCCCCCCGAGACGATCCCCTCCCCTGTGGCTCCCGCCACCGGCAGGCCACCCGTCGTCACAGCGATGCCGGCCGGGAACCTATGGGAAATGGTACAGACACCTGTTATTGAATCCCTGCCACGGGCGTCGCTAAGCAACCCCGGCCCCCGctgcgcccccaccccccctcacctgTAGGCGGCAGCAGCGCCTCCGTTCAGCTCCGTGTGCCCCCCCGCCGGGTCCATACCCATCCACTGGGAGGTGGCCATCAAGTACTCCTTATTCACACAGTTCTTCAGGCTGTCAGGGATGCGGCCTAGAGGGCAGTCATCAGTAAGGGGAGGCAGGGTCAAGGCAGGGTCTCGACCCCAGACAGCAGTCATCAGTAAGGGGAGGCAGGGTCAAGGCAGGGTCTCGACCCCAGACAGCAGTCATCAGTAAGGGGAGGCAGGGTCAAGGCAGGGTCTCGACCCCAGACAGCAGTCATCAGTAAGGGGAGGCAGGGTCAAGGCAGGGTCTCGACCCCAGACAGCAGTCATCAGTAAGGGGAGGCAGGGCCAAGGCAGGGTCTCGACCCCAGACAGCAGTCATCAGTAAGGGGAGGCAGGGTCAAGGCAGGGTCTCGACCCCAGACAGCAGTCATCAGTAAGGGGAGGCAGGGTCAAGGCAGGGTCTCGACCCCAGACAGCAGTCATCAGTAAGGGGAGGCAGGGCCAAGGCAGGGTCTCGACCCCAGACAGCAGTCATCAGTAAGGGGAGGCAGGGTCAAGGCAGGGTCTCGACCCCAGACAGCAGTCATCAGTAAGGGGAGGCAGGGTCAAGGCAGGGTCTCGACCCCAGACAGCAGTCATCAGTAAGGGGAGGCAGGGTCAAGGCAGGGTCTCGACCCCAGACAGCAGTCATCAGTAAGGGGAGGCAGGGTCAAGGCAGGGTCTCGACCCCAGACAGCAGTCATCAGTAAGGGGAGGCAGGGTCAAGGCAGGGTCTCGACCCCAGACAGCAGTCATCAGTAAGGGGAGGCAGGGTCAAGGCAGGGTCTCGACCCCAGACAGCAGTCATCAGTAAGGGGAGGCAGGGCCAAGGCAGGGTCTCGACCCCAGACAGCAGTCATCAGTAAGGGGAGGCAGGGTCAAGGCAGGGTCTCGACCCCAGACAGCAGTCATCAGTAAGGGGAGGCAGGGTCAAGGCAGGGTCTCGACCCCAGACAGCAGTCATCAGTAAGGGGAGGCAGGGCCAAGGCAGGGTCTCGACCCCAGACAGCAGTCATCAGTAAGGGGAGGCAGGGTCAAGGCAGGGTCTCGACCCCAGACAGCAGTCATCAGTAAGGGGAGGCAGGGTCAAGGCAGGGTCTCGACCCCAGACAGCAGTCATCAGTAAGGGGAGGCAGGGTCAAGGCAGGGTCTCGACCCCAGACAGCAGTCATCAGTAAGGGGAGGCAGGGTCAAGGCAGGGTCTCGACCCCAGACAGCAGTCATCAGTAAGGGGAGGCAGGGTCAAGGCAGGGTCTCGACCCCAGACAGCAGTCATCAGTAAGGAGAGGTCAGGGCGGGATATTGACCCCAGACAGCAGTCATCAGTAAGGGGAGGCAGGGTCAAGGCAGGGTCTCGACCCCAGACAGCAGTCATCAGTAAGGGGAGGCAGGGTCAAGGCAGGGTCTCGACCCCAGACAGCAGTCATCAGTAAGGGGAGGCAGGGTCAAGGCAGGGTCTCGACCCCAGACAGCAGTCATCAGTAAGGGGAGGCAGGGCCAAGGCAGGGTCTCGACCCCAGACAGCAGTCATCAGTAAGGGGAGGCAGGGTCAAGGCAGGGTCTCGACCCCAGACAGCAGTCATCAGTAAGGGGAGGCAGGGTCAAGGCAGGGTCTCGACCCCAGACAGCAGTCATCAGTAAGGGGAGGCAGGGTCAAGGCAGGGTCTCGACCCCAGACAGCAGTCATCAGTAAGGGGAGGCAGGGTCAAGGCAGGGTCTCGACCCCAGACAGCAGTCATCAGTAAGGGGAGGCAGGGTCAAGGCAGGGTCTCGACCCCAGACAGCAGTCATCAGTAAGGAGAGGTCAGGGCGGGATATTGACCCCAGACAGCAGTCATCAGTAAGGGGAGGACAGGGCAGGGTCAGTGTAGGGTCTCGACCCCAGACAGCAGTCATCAGTTTGGGGAGGTCAGGGCATGGTCAGAGTAGGGTCTCGACCCCAGACAGCAGTCATCAGTAAGGGGAGGTCAGGATGGGGTCAGGGTAGGGTCTCAATCCCTGACAGCATTCATCAGTAAGGGGAGGtcggggggtcatgaccccagACAGCAGTCATCAGTAAGGAGATGTCAGGGCGGGGTCAGGGCGGGGTCTCGACCCCAGACAACAGTCATCAGTAACAATCCTAACcaaataatgaatgaattacAGCAACCTTGGGATTAAGAGCTCACCCTTTGGTGCTTATAAACAAGTTATTCAAGTCTCAGCCAGCTCAGAATCCCCGTGACTGTAATGCAGCCATAACTACAGCACGGCCACCATTTTAAACAGAGACATGCTACACGGGACGGGAGGCGCGACGCCGCGGACGGCTCCGTTCTGCCAGCCGTGACTCACCAGACGGTAAACATTAGATCCAGCCCCCGCCACGGTACCTGTGATGGCACGCCGAACCTCCCTGCCCGCCTCTTCCCGGGCTTCCACCGACGCCTGCTCACTGTACCAGGACGTGTGCGGGGTACAGATCAGGTTAGGGGCGTCCTTCAGGGGGCCCTGGGCGAAGCTGGGGGGCGCAGGAAGCcatcacagtactgcatgtaaacacacccTGTACAATACTAATCCAACAACCTACTGGATCCACTATAAATGGAATGCGAAGGTTCTGTAGAAGCATTAGTGCATGCAGCTCGTTAGCACAAGGTCAGAAACCCTCtacgtgtcccccccccccatcaagaTCGTGATGAGCAAAAGCAGACCTGAAAGGTTCGGTCTCGTGGACGTCGAGAGCGGCTCCTCGTATCCGGCCCTCCTTCAGGGCCTGGGCCAGAGCTTTCTCGTCCACCAGCCCCCCCCGCGCCGTGTTCACCAGGAAGGCGCCCTGTCGCATCTGCACGCGGAAAGGAGCGACGGGTTAGGTTCGCCCCCTGGTGGCGGGTAACGGGGGTGGCGGGTAACGGGGCCGGCGGCTCAGTGCCGCGCACCTGCTTGATGGTGAAGTCGTTGATCAGGTGGTGGTTGTGCTCGTTGAGGCTGCAGTGCAGCGACACGCAGTCCGAGTGCATGAGCAGGTCCTGCAGCGTGGCCACGCGCTGGAGCCCCAGCGAGCGCTCAACGCCGTCCGGCAGGTACGGGTCGTAGAAGATGACGTTGAAGCCGAACGCCTTGGTGCGCAGCGCCACCGCCTGGCCAACACGCCCTGCGGGAGGACAAGGAGACTTCACACAAAGCTTCCACCATCTTGGACCTGTCTGTTAGCACTCTGATATCCCCACCTCTACACCTACACCTCCGGCTCCCTCACCCAGGCCGATAATTCCCAGCGTCTCTCCCCGGATGCGGGCGGCCCCGCCGGCCACCTCCCGAATTTGCTCCACGCCGGAGGCTCGCGTTCCCTCGCGGAGAGCCTGGTGTATCCAGGTGACACGCCGATACAGGTTGAGGATGAAACAGAGCGTGCTGTCTGCGGTCTCCTCGATGGACGAGGACGGCACGTTGCACACCGCGATGCCTGGCCGCCCCGGGGAGGGAATCAGAGACAGATGAGCGGTTTGGAGGCTTGCGGGGGTGGCGGGATCGCCCTAAGGGATGCAGCCCTGGGGCGCTCACCGAGCTCTGCGGCGGCCTTGATGTCCACGTTGTCAAAGCCGCTACCGATGCGGACGATCACGCGCAGCCCCTTGAACTTCTCCAGGTCGTCCCGGGACAGCGTGATGGTGTGGTACATGAGGGCAGCCACAGCCTCGTTCAGCACCTGCAAGGAGGGCGCCGGGCGCGTCAGAGAGGCACGGCAGCCATTCGATTGGCAAGACGGGGCGAGAGAGCAGATAAGCGAGCGTGTATGGGGGGCGTCAGAGGTCGCGAGGAGGACGGCAGCCACCTTCTCGTGGATTTCCTGGGTGGACTGGGCGTCGCAGAAGGCGACGGTAGCCACGTCCTTCAGGACTGGCATCTCCACAGTGCAGTCGCGCCCATCCAGCAGCGCCACCAGGGGGCGGGGGTGCATCGGCCCGTTCAAGATTGGCGGGCGGATGCCTGGAAGGGACAAACGGAAAGGCCAGTTTCAGAGGCAATGCTCTTAAAAATTCTCTAACAGTGACTTCTCAAATCCAGAGTAGCTCTCACTTCATCATGAAGTTCACAAGCTGCCAGACACCCTCCTTCCTCATTCTTAGAAAaacccttttttaaaaaaaagacacaaaacacTCAACCCTGGTGCTCAAACACACAGATGCTGGTGTGAAAATGCTGGAAATAGACGCGCCCTGTAAACTTCTCAGAAGGAAGCCAGGACTGCATACACAGGCTGACACACACAACAGTTAATGGACGGTTACTTTAGTCTGGAAAACAACAAGTTTTATATTTAGGACAATTAGACGAAAAATATGCTTTTCTCGGTTGTAAGTATAGAATATATACAAGTCAAACCAATCCCAAACACAAAAACcaaataaatatttcagcaCATCAGACTTCCTGCGATTAAAAGAAAGCTATGCAACACAGACAACATTGTGCTCCTAGAGGTACATGCTTAAACAAAACCTACAGGTACGATTGTACACTCATTCACTACGTTATTTTAATATCAATGACAGCGTTAAAAAAACAGGTAGCTAATTAACATAGACTTGATGATAATGGTGCCCACCACAGCTACATAATGTCAGACGTCTTACAGCCTCGATGAAGCCATAATTCTGAAAAGGAATTTCTCTCAGATACAGAAGATGGAGAGCTGCTGACCTTCTGCACCCTCATTCAACGCTATGGTTCGCGCCACAAGGCTTCGTGCTCGCAGCCCTGGTGGAGATCAGCGCTGCCTGGCCGCGGCCCGACCCTTCGGCGGGTCCCTCTGCCCTCGGCATGCTGGAAACGCTTCAGCACGTGCACAGCCGGAGCGCAAACCCGGCAGCTAATCACTTACGGGTAATGGCCCTGCTGCTTGACAAAGTCTCCCATAAAGAAAACATGCAGAATTCCACGGTAAGTCACTGAACAGCGATCGGGTGACAGTACCACCCCCGGACACCGGAGGCAGAATTCCAGTCAAGCTGTTATAATTTAACATGATGATTGATCCGCTTCAAACTCAAGGCTTAAccgtctctctctcacacatgcacgtacacacacgcacgcatacacacatgtgcacaccaCTGGCTCTACAAATATATGCTGAGGGAGTTACAGGTCACTGTAGTGTTTCATTCAGCACGATCCAACATGACTGAAAACGGGGGCATCAGAACACAGACCGTGAGTGAAGACTAGGAAGATGGCAACCGCGAAAGGCCAATAGTGGATATTCAGGGCAGAGGACCCAGTGGGGGTGTTCCACGCACGTCAGCGACAACAGCGCACACGCGTTCAGAGTACACGGGGACGTGGCGGACACAGATAAAACTGACGGCACTCTGGCCTCCAGCaagacacgggggggggggaggtgggaatGAGATGAAAAGATTAGGGACAAAAAAAGAGGAGGGACTATTCTTTCCTGTTGAAGAAGGCAAGTGAGCTCAGGGAGTTTAGCGAGGCGCCTAAAGAAAACCATCCATCCACAAACGTCACACGGGTTTACCGCTCATATCCCATAGTAAATAAGAATCTTTCATGTTGTGTGTGGTTAGGTGCTTCCTGTTTCTAGGGaataaagaaacacacacacacacacacaaacacacacacacacacacacacacaaaaggacAACACTGATGGCTGGGAGGACACAGACCCAGATATACAGGCCTCTCACGTGTCATTCtactggtggtggtggtggtggtggtggtggggggggggggttgggggactTCAGCCGGCCACGACATCGTCCATTCAACGCTTGCACGTTCTCCTCGGCCACATGGCACCGGggtggtgggggttggggggcggggTCATACACAATGCCACGACATGCCGCTCCTAATCTCTCTCACGTACACACCACAATTACCATGGCAGCTTCAAGGGCACTATTTAaggaggggagaaaaaaaaattataaatgcCCAAAAAAGGTATGCAGCCCCCGTCGGAATCCTATCCTTCACAAAGACAATAGAAAAGGGCTTTCGGAGCTCTAACCTTGCACGCTGTGCTGCACTAGGATGCCACCGTTTACCACTCCAATTACACTTACAGTCAAGGGTGTGCTCGTCTAGAACGGCTCGGGCCGTCACGcactccctccccccaccctgtgcATCCAATCGGGCACGGCCTCTATTCATCGCCAGCCAACCAGCGCTAACCTCATTACCATACCGAGGCGGAGCTGCAGGCAGCTCAGCTTCTCTCTTATTTTAAAGGAGCCAACTTACAAATATCCACATTTCTGCATGTGGCAGCGTCTTATCAAAGCcactgcattgttttttttttcctcccccagCAGATATTTCTCAGTGACTTGAGGGGCATTTAAGGAAATAAGCATTACTCCGCTCGCTTCTGTCTAGGGGACAGGTAAAGTGTGCAATTAATCACACCAGACAATGAGGCCTGTTTCCCCACAATCACAAAAGCTGACAGATCCTCAGCTCCCCTCCCGGAGTTTTGACCCAGCTCGGACGTAACGGCACGCTGAAACCTCGGACCGGAAACCGTGAGCTGGATCTGTGCTAATAAGATTTGCAGCAACACAAAAGTGTTTCCATGCAAcccagagacagagatgtatTCTCCCAGGCAGCACATTTTAAAGATAAACAAAGAATAAACAATCGCTCAGGAGGAGGGCCTGCCTATAATTCACATGCTATAAAACCTGCCACATTTATAAACTACATTTTTACCTGACATACTTCAAATTAAGGCTTTTCCTCAGCTCACTGACCGACAGAGTAATACCGACTGCTGGCTATCTATTGTTTTTTTGACTATTCTGAAAAGGGTAGATTGCGGCTATAATACCCTGCATTTCTGTTCGTTTTTCCTGCGGTGGCTGTGACTACCACCAGTAGCTGAGCCTGTGTCTCTTCTTGGTCTGAAGATGCACCTTGAGCTCAGAAATTAGCCTCAGCACAGAAGCAATAGAGGGAACAGACTCCCTTTGTGTGTGTCCTACACCATAGGACCTGTGTTGTCTATAGATATTGTTTGTTGTCCCACCGCCACCCCCAAACAAAGTGTGTCTTAATGatcatacttttatttttatcttgaCTTGAAAAGTTACCGTAAATTAGCAGCAGGTTCTACacataaaatagaataaaatagaGAAATAAAATACTCCTAATTTATAAACCTTCACATTtgttgaaatgttttaaaacacTAGATGCTACATATGCTATCAGACAGACATTATTTACAGTTACAACAAGTCAATGTTcacagtttttaaaaacaaactacCCAGAAAACAAAATACACCAAATTACACAAACAAAAGTAAGGATTAGAACAGACAACTGCACCGAAATGTTTTCTGTAATACAAGtaaacatttacattacatgCCAAGTGCTCATGTAATGTAGCGATTTCCCAATTCCTTACCTCCAGGCAAGAAAACATTCAGTAATTTTATGTCCACATCTGAACTGTCAGAGGACACGTCTTTTGGCACAAATTCCTCATCTCACAAAAAGACTCAGGTCAGTGTCACCTTTAAATGACCAATTATTCTATCCTATACTAAAACTTCATACAAATTACAGAAAGTGAAAGTGACAATTGTTCTTCCTGTAATCTATTTTACAAAGACTTAACACAAGAACTAGGAGACAAATCGCCACAATaagattaaaaaatatataaatgccTCACAGTAACTGCAACATCACCTACAATACTGCTCCAAATTAAACAAAATCTTTTACTCAATGAAAATAAAGCTGGTATTCTTGCAAGTAACAAGATTGCATTTAGTAtgataagcttttttttttgttttttaaaccaAAACTAAATGTTTCATGGCAATAATTCGTACACCCCCATTACACAACCTGCCACctatgttttctgttttttggggCGAAAGGCTAATTTACACTGTCCTGTTCCACTCCATTTTCTACGTCCTTCCCTTCAAGCAGACCTGTCACAGACTGTGAAAGCCGTTCTCCAGATGGCTAGAAGATGCTCCTTCACATGTTCACAATACAACTCATGTCAGGCCGACCTTTAAATTGCAATTCACACATAGTGCCTAACAGACTCTTCACGATCACAGGATTGCTTGATTGCCCTCAAGGGCAAATCCCATAGATTCCACCATCTAATACGTCTTTTTTACCAATTCATGCGCTGAGGTGTGTCTCCAGCTGCCCACGGACCAAAGCAATCTTCGGGAACGATACTGACCTTCACAGATGCGATCCAGTCTCTGCCTCTTGACTTTATGCTTATCCATAAGGGCCACAGACCGGCGGTCTCCACCCGATCCGCCACAGCGCCGACCACTATGAAACCCTTCAGTACGTACCACCTCTCTGGGAAAGAcagaagcggggggggggggggggaagaggtTTCATAGATCCGGAGAGACCCCTCCACGATCACGATGACActgtctttcactctgcctaATGCACGCCACGCTTAATGATAGGAACATGCCCCCAAACACGAAAGCCTCCGGGACATAATCTGAAAAGCACGCTGACGTGTTATAACGCCTCGGTAAGGGCGCAAGGGTGCCGGCCGAATTCGGAGGTGCTAGGGCAGCTTCGGGGTCTAACTTCGGCCAGCTGTAatgcacagccggcagggaaaGAAACAGCCACCGCTCAGCCGGGTGAACTAACCGGTCAGCGGGTCAGAGAGCCGTACTCCGTTACAGCAACATACGCTCACCTCGTCAGCGGGGTCCAGCGGCTCCCAGGCGGGACACGGCGCTTTCGACGCCTCGGACAGGAGTGCGAATGCGTGTACGGGTAGAGCTGCTGCCGAGGTCCGGCGGAGCCGCCGCCGCGCTGGCCGTGGCGCAAAGCCCCGCAGCTAAAGCTAAGGCTAACGCTAGCCTGGAGTGCCCAGCCTCCGCCCCCGACTCTCGCCGATAAACTACGAGGAAACTGGGCCTGGCCCGGCGCTTTCGGCACACGGCGTAGGCGCTTCGCTCGGATACGCAAAGCTTGGCGGCCTCCGGGAGGGT encodes:
- the LOC111850269 gene encoding C-terminal-binding protein 1-like; protein product: MDKHKVKRQRLDRICEGIRPPILNGPMHPRPLVALLDGRDCTVEMPVLKDVATVAFCDAQSTQEIHEKVLNEAVAALMYHTITLSRDDLEKFKGLRVIVRIGSGFDNVDIKAAAELGIAVCNVPSSSIEETADSTLCFILNLYRRVTWIHQALREGTRASGVEQIREVAGGAARIRGETLGIIGLGRVGQAVALRTKAFGFNVIFYDPYLPDGVERSLGLQRVATLQDLLMHSDCVSLHCSLNEHNHHLINDFTIKQMRQGAFLVNTARGGLVDEKALAQALKEGRIRGAALDVHETEPFSFAQGPLKDAPNLICTPHTSWYSEQASVEAREEAGREVRRAITGRIPDSLKNCVNKEYLMATSQWMGMDPAGGHTELNGGAAAAYRFPAGIAVTTGGLPVAGATGEGIVSGGLPVAHGIAPITRPPHTPSPGQPSKAETERDMSADQ